One part of the Excalfactoria chinensis isolate bCotChi1 chromosome 8, bCotChi1.hap2, whole genome shotgun sequence genome encodes these proteins:
- the CNN3 gene encoding calponin-3 — MTHFNKGPSYGLSAEVKNKIALKYDPQIEEDLRNWIEEVTGLSIGANFQLGLKDGIILCELINKLQPGSVKKINQSKLNWHQLENIGNFIKAIQVYGMKPHDIFEANDLFENGNMTQVQTTLVALAGLAKTKGFHTTIDIGVKYAEKQARSFDAGKLKAGQSVIGLQMGTNKCASQAGMTAYGTRRHLYDPKMQTDKPFDQTTISLQMGTNKGASQAGMLAPGTRRDIYDQKHILQPVDNSTISLQMGTNKVASQKGMSVYGLGRQVYDPKYCAAPTEPVIHNGSQGTGTNGSEISDSDYQAEYPDDYHGEYQDDYQRDYHGQYSDQGIDY; from the exons ATGACCCACTTCAACAAGGGGCCCTCTTACGGGCTCTCCGCCGAGGTCAAGAACAAG ATTGCCCTGAAGTATGATCCCCAGATAGAAGAAGACCTGCGTAACTGGATAGAAGAGGTTACAGGCCTGAGCATTGGTGCAAACTTCCAGCTGGGACTGAAAGACGGCATCATTTTATGCGA GCTTATAAATAAGCTGCAGCCAGGAtcagtgaagaaaattaatcaaTCAAAACTAAATTGGCACcag cTGGAGAACATTGGGAATTTTATCAAAGCGATCCAAGTGTATGGCATGAAGCCACATGATATTTTTGAAGCCAATGATctttttgaaaatggaaatatgACCCAAGTACAGACTACTCTCGTGGCACTGGCAGGTCTG GCAAAAACCAAAGGTTTTCATACTACAATTGACATTGGTGTCAAATATGCTGAGAAACAAGCACGAAGTTTTGATGCAGGAAAACTAAAAGCTGGTCAAAGTGTAATTGGCCTACAG ATGGGCACCAATAAGTGTGCCAGTCAGGCGGGCATGACTGCTTATGGAACTAGGAGACACCTCTACGATCCGAAAATGCAAACTGATAAGCCATTTGACCAGACAACAATCAGCCTACAGATGGGCACTAACAAAGGAGCCAGTCAG GCTGGTATGCTGGCGCCAGGTACCAGAAGAGACATCTATGATCAGAAGCACATACTGCAACCTGTGGATAACTCGACTATTTCATTACAAATGGGCACCAACAAAGTAGCTTCACAGAAGGGAATGAGTGTGTATGGGCTTGGACGGCAAGTGTATGACCCCAAGTACTGTGCTGCACCAACAGAACCCGTCATTCATAATGGCAGCCAAGGAACAGGAACTAATGGGTCAGAAATCAGCGATAGTGATTATCAGGCAGAATACCCAGATGACTATCACGGAGAGTACCAAGATGACTATCAAAGAGATTACCATGGTCAGTACAGTGACCAAGGCATTGATTACTAG